In Microbulbifer sp. GL-2, the following are encoded in one genomic region:
- a CDS encoding arylesterase translates to MTTAFFRQLAAQFSLMLLLFVPVGVAQADTSETLLVLGDSISAAYGINEEQGWVQLLRERLQEKGKKVRVVNASISGETTSGGLTRLPRLMQEYSPRWLIVELGGNDGLRGYPPQTLQRNLMEMVKLAKNSGAEVLLLGMRIPPNYGRAYTNAFAAVYPKVAKSEQVGLVPFFLETVALEDGAMQSDGIHPTAKAQPALLEHVWPCVESLLADTVEGESCTP, encoded by the coding sequence ATGACGACAGCCTTTTTTCGGCAGTTGGCGGCTCAATTCAGCTTGATGTTGTTGCTGTTTGTCCCTGTCGGGGTTGCCCAGGCGGACACCTCGGAGACCCTGCTGGTGTTGGGGGACAGCATCAGTGCGGCCTACGGTATTAATGAGGAGCAGGGCTGGGTGCAGTTATTGCGAGAGCGCCTGCAGGAAAAAGGCAAGAAGGTTCGGGTGGTCAATGCCAGTATCAGTGGTGAGACTACTTCCGGTGGGTTGACCCGCCTGCCGCGACTGATGCAGGAATATAGCCCACGCTGGCTAATTGTGGAGCTGGGCGGAAATGACGGCCTGCGAGGTTACCCGCCGCAAACCTTACAGCGTAACTTGATGGAAATGGTGAAGCTGGCCAAGAACTCTGGTGCGGAGGTGCTGCTGCTGGGTATGCGTATCCCGCCCAATTATGGACGCGCCTACACCAATGCATTTGCCGCCGTCTATCCAAAGGTGGCGAAATCTGAGCAGGTGGGACTGGTGCCTTTCTTTCTGGAAACTGTGGCACTTGAGGATGGCGCCATGCAATCGGATGGTATCCACCCCACGGCTAAGGCTCAACCAGCACTGCTGGAGCATGTGTGGCCCTGTGTTGAGTCACTGCTGGCGGATACAGTGGAGGGGGAGTCGTGTACTCCGTGA